CCGTGAAGTTCGGGATGCGGAATCCAGTTTGTCGACGGCAGTTAAAGGGTTGGTTCCCGACTCTGTTGGCCTGAATTGGCTGGCCGACCATGCCCGTGGTTGGGTGGATCTTCGTCAAACGGAATCAGCTGACAAGCGCGTGGCATTGGTGCTTGCGAATTACCCCGTTCGCAATGGACGTTTGGCCAATGGAGTTGGTCTGGACACACCTGCCAGCACCATCAATATTTTGAATTGGCTTGCTGAAGCAGGCGTTGATCTTGGCAGCCAGTCGCGTCCCGATGCGTCGCAGGCGCTGATGGCCCAACTGTTGTCGGGACGCAGCAACGATCCAGAGAGTTTTCATCTTCAGCCGCTTGCCTATCTGCCTCTCAACCACTACTTGCGCTGGTGGAGAGAGCTCACACCTGTAGCTCGAGCTCTGATTGAGCGCCGCTGGGGCTCCCCAGAACAGGCTGTGGATCTGGAGGAGAAGGGGTTTGCTGTCCATGGACTGCTGCTGGGTCATGTGGCCGTGTTGATTCAGCCCAGCCGCGGCTACGACCCCGATCAGATCAGTGATCTTCATTCGCCTGATCTTCCTCCCCCGCATCGTTATTTGGCCCAATATCTCTGGCTGCAGGAGGTGCATGGCACCCAGCTAATGGTCCATATGGGGAAACATGGCAGTGCCGAATGGTTACCAGGCAAGTCGGTTGGACTGAGTGACGCCTGTGGGCCAGGACTGGCGCTTGCTCCGATCCCTCACGTTTATCCGTTCATCGTTAATGATCCGGGGGAGGGATCCCAAGCCAAGCGTCGGGGACATGCTGTGATCCTTGACCACCTCACTCCGCCCTTGGGTCGGGCTGGGTTGCACGGATCTTTGCTGTCTCTGGAAGCCTTGCTGGATGAGTATGTCGAGGCTCGTCAAGTTGCTGCTGAACGCTGCGATGTGCTCGAGCAGCAAATCAAGCAGTTGCTTCAACACCTTGATTGGCCATCCTTCCCCAATTCATCAAACGATCCATCCAGCGCTGCTGATCAAGACAACGATTCTTGGGCCCGCTGCCTTGATCAGGTTGAGACCTATCTCTGTGAGTTGAAGGAGGCGCAAATCAGAACGGGCCTGCACCGTTTTGGCAGTCAGCCTGAGCGATCGATTCAAAGAGAACTCCTGCTGGCGATTGCGCGATCACCATCCGGTGGTTGCCAAGGCATCACTCAGGCGATGGCCAAGGTGGTTGGACTGGAATGCGACCCCTGGTCGGATGAAGATGGTGCCCGTCTAAGTGACCACGACTGCAGAATCCTCGAGCAGTTGGGTTGTGATCAGCCCCGACGTGTATCGGCTGCTGTGAGTTGGCTCGATGGTCAAGCGCTTCGCTTACTGGAGCAGATCACAGACGAGCCCTCGGAACCGCTATGTCCAGCGTTGCAGCAGTGGCTCCACGACAAAAAGGAGCCTGCTTTGCTGCGCTTGCACGATGAGCTATTACCGCGATTGTTGGCTTGTGCCTCGAGTGAAAAGAAGGCCTTCCTTGCTGCTTTGTCTGGACGACGGATCGCGAGTGGACCTTCCGGAGCGCCAACGCGTGGTCGTCCAGATGTGTTGCCAACGGGTCGAAATTTCTATTCCGTTGACTTGCGTGGTCTTCCAACCGAAGCGGCCTGGGATTTAGGACGGCGTAGCGCTGAGCAATTGTTAGATCTCTACCGACTCGAGGAAGGAGAAGATCTGCGTCACCTTGCCCTATCGGTGTGGGGAACAGCCACGATGCGAAACGGGGGTGAAGACATCGCACAGATGTTGGCTCTCCTTGGCGTTCGTCCTCTTTGGGATGGCCCAACCCGGCGAATGGTGGACCTTGAAGTGATTCCTTTGAGCCTGTTGGCTCGACCCCGGGTTGATGTCACCTTGCGGATGTCAGGACTGTTCCGCGATGCCTTCCCGCAGCTTGTGGGTTGGGTGAATCGCGCTGTGCAACTCGTCTCAACACTCGATGAAACAGACGATGAGAATCCGCTTGCCTCGATCACCCGCCAGGAAGGTCCTCAAGCCAGGATTTTTGGTTCTGCACCGGGTGCATATGGCGCCGGATTGCAGGCCTTGATCGATTCGGGTCAATGGGAGCACCAGGAACAACTTGGCGAGGCGTTTTTAGCCTGGAGTTCCTGGAGTTACGACGGCGATGTTCAAGCTCGTGCCAATCGCAAAGGGTTAGAAGGTGCTCTGCGGTACGTGCAGGTTGTCCTCCATAACCAAGACAATCGTGAGCACGATTTACTCGATTCTGATGACTACTACCAGTTTCATGGAGGGATGACCGCAGCGGTGCGTCGCTCTGGAGGGACCAGCGTGCAGCCCTGGTTTGCAGATCATTCTCGCCAGCAACGACTTCGCATTCATTCGCTCAGCCGTGAAATCGACAAGGTGGTGAGAAGCCGTTTATTGAACCCACGCTGGATCCAAGGAATGCAACAGCATGGCTACAAAGGAGCGTTCGAAATGGGCGCCAGCCTCGATTATCTGTTTGCCTACGACGCTTCAACTGAAGCAGTTCCAGATTGGTGCTACGGGGCCATCTGCGATCAGTGGCTGCTCGAAGAGAGCACTCAAGAGTTTTTAAGGAGGTCTAACCCGTGGGTTCTCAGAGATATGGCCGAACGCCTTTTGGAAGCTGCAAATCGAGGATTGTGGTCACAACCTTCCCCCGATCAGCTTGAGCAGATCAGGGGATTGGTTCTTCAAGCTGAGGAGGCTGTCGAGAAAGGAGGCCTCAGCTGTTGAGGTCGCGGACCATGGCTTTGAAAGGATCGATCGATCCAGGTTTTGATGAAGGAGCCGCTTTAGAGGATGAAGATGCAGCTGGCTTGATTTCAGATTCGGGCTTCAACTCTTCTTTGCGACCCGCAGGGGCTGCATTCGGAGCCATCGGTGTATTGACACCAGCTGTGCGCAACGCGTTGCCCTTGAGTTTCTGATCCAATTGCTCCTTCGTCATCGCCTCGGCGAACGTTTTTTTCACAGGGGTTGGGACACCACTTGAAAAAACAGATGGGATCGAGGGCTCTTCGTTGGGTTTTTCAGCGCCCAATCCCTTGGAACGAGTATCAACTTTCAGATCCATTGCATCAACTTCTGTCACCAGTTCCTTATTGCCTGGATTGTCGGCGGATCCTGGGAAGGTGCGGCGGATGGTTTTGGCTTCCCGCATGTAGTCAACATTTCCGTAGGAGGAGGAAGTGTCTGAATCGAGGTAGAAGGCCTCTGCTTTCGGTTTGACACTGTCCTTAGGAAGGCCCTGTTGACCGTCGTTTTTGGAGCCTGACTTCAGCAGCCGATCGAAAAGACCCATTTCAACCATCCAGATCGATAAGTGAACTTAGCGGCCTTTTAGGTCTATTCCGTGGGTATCGGTGCCGCAAGTACGCAAAAGGCCAAGGTTTTTTAACTGTTTGTCGATCGATTCGCAGATCAATGGCGTGGGTGCCCAGAGTTGTTGCATGTCGTAGTCGTACCAGGCTTCACCACCATCGAAACCGAGCTCAGCGGCTGCATCAATCAAATCTGAGAACCCCAATCTGTAGCGACCTGGATGGGCAAGAATTGCAATCCCACCCGCTTCATGAATGGCTTTGCGGACCTCTCCGGCCCTCAGAGGTGCACCAACCGCAGCATCGCCGCTGGAGTAAGGCAACAAAGCGGTATGTCCTGGAGTGAAGCCCAGAGCTAAGACGTGGACCAAACAACCACGCAGGATGCAACTAATTTCCATCCCACTCCATAGGGTCGGGGTGCTCTCGCCCCGATCCCGGGCCTGATTCAGCCAATCGACCATCGGTTTGTAGGCAGCGATCGAGTGGTGATCGGTCACCGCAATGTGAAGCAGTTTTCGGACAGTTGCTTGTTCAATCAGTGCGATGGGTTCCAGGCTTCCGTCGCTGCAAATGGTGTGGCAATGAAGATTGATGCGTTCTGGACAGCTCTCAGGTCCGACCGTGTTCAGAACAGCCCGCAGTGGGTGCTGGTCATGCGTCACTGGCTGACTCCTGCGCGAGCGCTGCTTCGCGCAGACGTCGCCAGCGGGCATAAAACTGAATGGTTCCGGCCATGAACACCACGAGTCCAACGGTTAACCAGGTTGCTGCTCCTGTGGGGAACTGGGTCTTGAAGACCACCAGCATCACCACGAGGACGAGCAACAGGGTTGGCAGCTCGTTGAGAGCACGGAGTTGCCTTCCGCTCCACTGGCAGACCCCAGCCTGCAGTTGCCCCATGAGTCGATAGCAGAACACGTGATAGGCCAGCAACAAGCCCACAAATCCGAGCTTTGCGTGCATCCAGCCTTGCTGCAGCCAGGACGGTTGCGTGATCAACAGACCTGCAGCCATCGTCACTGTGAGGATCAGTCCAGGTGTGGTGATGATGTTGGCCAGTCGCCTTTCCATAACGGCGTACTGGGCTTTGAAGGCTTCGCGAACAGGTGACGACTCCTCTTCCGCTTCAACGTGATAGATGAACAGTCGAACGAGATAAAACAGACCCGCGAACCAGACCACCACGCCAACGATGTGAAGGGTCTTGAACCACAGGTAAGCCTCAGGAGGAAGCGTCAGTGTCATGACCCCATCAATTTCATCTCGACAATAGAAAGCCGCTAGCTGAGCGAGTCAAGAAACTGTTGCGCGTTGGAGTAATGCGTTTCCATCACGTCGGGTGCCATGCGATCAAGATTTCGAGTCATCATCGCCAATCTTGGTTGTGAACGAAAAAAGTCTTCATGACGATGAATAAAACTCCAGAACAAGCCATCCCATATCCCACACCACTCTCCGGGTTTGTAGTCAGACATTTTGCGAACGTAATTTGATCCTGATAAGTAAGGTTTGCTCGTAAAGATTCCACCATCGGCAAACTGACTCATTCCATAAATATTGGGAACCATGACCCAATCGTAAGCATCCACGAATAGTTCCATAAACCAGGTGTAGATGCGAGTGGGATGGAAACCACAAAGAAGCATTATGTTTCCGAGAAGCATCAAGCGCTCAATGTGATGACAATATCCAGTGTTGAGGGCGCGTTTAATTGCATCGTCAATAGGTGGAAGTCCTGTGGTCCCTTGGTAAAATGCATCTGGAATAGGCCGATCATCAAAGTTCCAAAAATTGCTGTTGCGCATCGTTACTCCATGGCGCAGATACATAGCAGCCATGAATTCACGCCAACCAATGATTTGCCTCAGAAACCCTTCCAGAGAATTCAGGGGGATCTCACTCGTTTCTGCAACTGCGAGCGTTTGGTTGAGAACCTGCTGGGGAGTAAGCAGTCCGAGGTTGAGCATCGGCGTTAAAACGCTATGCCACATCACGCGGTGCTTTGAGCTGATGGCATCTTCAAAGGTTCCGAAACCAGAAAGTCTCTGTTCCAAAAAGGTGTCAAGCCATTGTTTTGCTGATCGGTGATCAACGGGTAAATCAATCGATGGTTCTTCAGGAACATTGATTCCTTTGGGAAGTTTTTTACGGTTATCGGCGTCATAACTCCAACGCCCACCGACAGGAGCTCCCTGATCATCGATCAAAACCCCTAAGCGCTTGCGCTGCATTTGATAGAAATTGGCCATCATTGGTTTGCGTCGGCCATTGAAATGTTCATCCATTACTTCGGTTGGTGTCAGTAACATCGGAGTGGGCAGAACATTGAGAACGCAATGGCGCCGTTCCAAGGTGTTTCTGACTCTTTTGCTTAATAAATCATCGATTGGATTCACCAAGTAAAATGTTTTATATCCAGAATCGACTAGTTGGTTGAGAAGATCTGATGTTTGCTGATTTTGCTTGGGTGTGAGTGTAAAAACGCTAAAACCTTTTAACTCAAGATGCTTTTGATAGGCAAGCATCGATTCTTGATGCAACTGGAGCTTGCGTGGGTGGATCGTGAGCGGCCATTGAGGATCACCTCCGAGGATCAAGCCGTCTGCAATCAAGGCGATGCTTCTGTTGTCACAAATTCCGGGATGGTGTTCGAAAAGCTGATGGGGAAAAACAAGCGTGATTTCCATAACGTCTTATCCGGCTTCTCCCGCTAGTCGGCAGGCACGCCGTCCGAGCGCTGTGGCTGGGATGCGATCCACCAGTCCGCCTCGTGGGCTGAGCTGCTGGTTTCGGCAGTCCATCACGACACGCTCCCGATGCCCTTGTTGATCTTCCAGGCGCATGCGCAGTTGCCAGTGATTTTTAGCGCTGCGGGTGATCTCATCGGCGCACACCACACCCGTGCACAGGCCCGGTGCCGCCAAGGCACGATCAGGACTGATCAGAGAGATGGCGACTGCGATCAAAACAGTGAAGATCAGTTTTGTGGCTTGAAAGCAGCGTTTCATGCCATGTCCTCACCTGCCATCGCCATATTGTCCTCATCCATTTCCTGTGGATGAAAATAGGCACGGATCTGCTTCGCCAGCGAGAGACCAACTCCGGGGGCTTGATGCAGTTGGTCCACGCTGGCCAGCTGAATGGCGTCAATCGATTGAAAGTGGGCCAATAGATCACGCACGCGTTTAGGCCCTAACCCTGGAATGTCAGATAGCCGAGAGCGCTTCATCCGCTGGCCTCGCTGCTGTCGATGGAAGGTCACTGCGAAGCGATGCGCTTCATCGCGCAACCGCCGCAACAAAGACACTCCAAGTTGATCTGGTTCGCTCTCGAGGGGCTGCTTTGCTTCTGGGAGGAAAATCTCTTCTCGTTGTTTGGCCAACGAACAGACCACAAGATCCTCATGCAGATCCAGCTCGCGTAAGGCCTCCATCACTGCGGATAACTGCCCCTTGCCGCCATCAATCATCACGACATCGGGCCAATCGTGGAGTCCATCCATGTTCAGGCTGCTACTGGATTGACGCCGAACCTGATCCAGGTCAGCGCCTTCAGCTTTAACGCGGGCCCATTTTCGAAAGCGCCTGCGCATGATTTCTGCCATGGCCATGAAGTCATCGCTGTGGCCGGCTTGAATACTGCTGCTTTGGATTTTGTAACGGCGGTAATGCTGCTTGGCAGGAAGTCCGTCAATAAAGACCACCTGTGAGGCCACAGCATCACTGCCCTGAATATGACTGATGTCATAACCCTCGATTCGTCTTGGAGGTGTAGCTAATTCAAGAAGTTGAGCGAGATCCTCATTCGCTAAGGCTTGCTGTTCCTGGCTCTGTCGAGCCCTGCCAAGTTCAAATTCAGCGTTACGCATCACCAAATCAATCAGGTCTGCTTTTTGACGCCTTTGGGGATGCAACACCTGAACTTTGCGCTCTCTTTGTTCGCTGAGCCATTCAGCAATCAAGCGT
The Synechococcus sp. CC9311 DNA segment above includes these coding regions:
- the cobN gene encoding cobaltochelatase subunit CobN: MHRLSSLPGAESNEDFTVVEQPPAPILFLTSAATDISTLSACLHQPELGHLKEQLRALPLDCLRHPAQIDHYLSITGRTARVLVVRLLGGRGHWSYGLEQCRRWQSSAQHRTLIVLAGTADQNDELHPIGSVSSTLSQQLALLLREGGIPNMTKVLKAIHPFITRCKDPDPLNDDIDLQPERMADPAPFDWCDEPGAKVGVLLYRAHARAADTDWCYQLLTALRNRGLAPRALWVSSLRDPVVQEGVQRAFQAQDVQLVVSTTAFASVQFQEAGLGTPLWDGLDLPVLQLLCSGRSKQAWDASTQGLDPIDLSLQVVLPELDGRITTRIGAFREVRDAESSLSTAVKGLVPDSVGLNWLADHARGWVDLRQTESADKRVALVLANYPVRNGRLANGVGLDTPASTINILNWLAEAGVDLGSQSRPDASQALMAQLLSGRSNDPESFHLQPLAYLPLNHYLRWWRELTPVARALIERRWGSPEQAVDLEEKGFAVHGLLLGHVAVLIQPSRGYDPDQISDLHSPDLPPPHRYLAQYLWLQEVHGTQLMVHMGKHGSAEWLPGKSVGLSDACGPGLALAPIPHVYPFIVNDPGEGSQAKRRGHAVILDHLTPPLGRAGLHGSLLSLEALLDEYVEARQVAAERCDVLEQQIKQLLQHLDWPSFPNSSNDPSSAADQDNDSWARCLDQVETYLCELKEAQIRTGLHRFGSQPERSIQRELLLAIARSPSGGCQGITQAMAKVVGLECDPWSDEDGARLSDHDCRILEQLGCDQPRRVSAAVSWLDGQALRLLEQITDEPSEPLCPALQQWLHDKKEPALLRLHDELLPRLLACASSEKKAFLAALSGRRIASGPSGAPTRGRPDVLPTGRNFYSVDLRGLPTEAAWDLGRRSAEQLLDLYRLEEGEDLRHLALSVWGTATMRNGGEDIAQMLALLGVRPLWDGPTRRMVDLEVIPLSLLARPRVDVTLRMSGLFRDAFPQLVGWVNRAVQLVSTLDETDDENPLASITRQEGPQARIFGSAPGAYGAGLQALIDSGQWEHQEQLGEAFLAWSSWSYDGDVQARANRKGLEGALRYVQVVLHNQDNREHDLLDSDDYYQFHGGMTAAVRRSGGTSVQPWFADHSRQQRLRIHSLSREIDKVVRSRLLNPRWIQGMQQHGYKGAFEMGASLDYLFAYDASTEAVPDWCYGAICDQWLLEESTQEFLRRSNPWVLRDMAERLLEAANRGLWSQPSPDQLEQIRGLVLQAEEAVEKGGLSC
- a CDS encoding PHP domain-containing protein, coding for MTHDQHPLRAVLNTVGPESCPERINLHCHTICSDGSLEPIALIEQATVRKLLHIAVTDHHSIAAYKPMVDWLNQARDRGESTPTLWSGMEISCILRGCLVHVLALGFTPGHTALLPYSSGDAAVGAPLRAGEVRKAIHEAGGIAILAHPGRYRLGFSDLIDAAAELGFDGGEAWYDYDMQQLWAPTPLICESIDKQLKNLGLLRTCGTDTHGIDLKGR
- the hemJ gene encoding protoporphyrinogen oxidase HemJ; translated protein: MTLTLPPEAYLWFKTLHIVGVVVWFAGLFYLVRLFIYHVEAEEESSPVREAFKAQYAVMERRLANIITTPGLILTVTMAAGLLITQPSWLQQGWMHAKLGFVGLLLAYHVFCYRLMGQLQAGVCQWSGRQLRALNELPTLLLVLVVMLVVFKTQFPTGAATWLTVGLVVFMAGTIQFYARWRRLREAALAQESASDA
- a CDS encoding cryptochrome/photolyase family protein — encoded protein: MEITLVFPHQLFEHHPGICDNRSIALIADGLILGGDPQWPLTIHPRKLQLHQESMLAYQKHLELKGFSVFTLTPKQNQQTSDLLNQLVDSGYKTFYLVNPIDDLLSKRVRNTLERRHCVLNVLPTPMLLTPTEVMDEHFNGRRKPMMANFYQMQRKRLGVLIDDQGAPVGGRWSYDADNRKKLPKGINVPEEPSIDLPVDHRSAKQWLDTFLEQRLSGFGTFEDAISSKHRVMWHSVLTPMLNLGLLTPQQVLNQTLAVAETSEIPLNSLEGFLRQIIGWREFMAAMYLRHGVTMRNSNFWNFDDRPIPDAFYQGTTGLPPIDDAIKRALNTGYCHHIERLMLLGNIMLLCGFHPTRIYTWFMELFVDAYDWVMVPNIYGMSQFADGGIFTSKPYLSGSNYVRKMSDYKPGEWCGIWDGLFWSFIHRHEDFFRSQPRLAMMTRNLDRMAPDVMETHYSNAQQFLDSLS